A genome region from Ignavibacteriota bacterium includes the following:
- a CDS encoding BamA/TamA family outer membrane protein: MNRARLILLILCFLPGVQGAAAPPLITSIDVNGCYRFPASDVTSWLAPHLRQPFVPERLEAITAIFRERYRADGFYSAGVALTEAVYSSDSAVVMLTLGVEEGNQAVIATIDLRGVRAFDPGVLRAIMESRPGAVLSSNTLEGDIVSLLDRYEHAGYALAACSVGDVALVPAADVDSALVVLEIEEGPRVVIDEVRVEGNKETQTGVILRETRIGAGEVYQPERVAAIRSRLNRLSIFSRVDEPELYMVGTRGGLLLRVEEGKTNTFDGIAGYAPGLNPGDAGYFTGMVTIGMRNLFGTGRKMNLRWQKEDRFSQDLSVGYVEPWLFGFPVNAGADFQQRRQDSTYVRQAGTFTIELMAPEELSLSLSGTTESVIPSSDTVTARVPRSSSLGGGAEVLYDTRDDIYSPEGGARYRADYHYARKRIAATAFTPGIDANVQRFGLDLEVYVSPFARQVIAVGVHGRQAQGGGVDESQMYRFGGAQTLRGYRENQFLGSRVAWTNTEYRFLLGRRSFVYGFMDTGYYYRPGDTRTALPSTEAFHYGYGLGLRFDTPLGNMGVSFALGKGDSFAQGKIHGGDR; encoded by the coding sequence ATGAACAGAGCACGACTCATCCTTCTGATCCTCTGTTTTCTTCCTGGTGTCCAGGGGGCGGCTGCGCCGCCCCTCATCACATCCATCGACGTCAATGGCTGTTACCGGTTCCCCGCCTCCGATGTCACATCCTGGCTTGCCCCGCATCTCCGTCAACCGTTCGTCCCCGAACGGCTGGAAGCGATCACCGCCATCTTCCGTGAACGGTACCGTGCCGACGGTTTCTATTCTGCCGGGGTCGCGTTGACGGAGGCGGTGTACAGCTCTGACAGCGCCGTGGTGATGCTCACCCTGGGCGTCGAAGAAGGGAACCAGGCGGTGATCGCCACCATCGACCTCCGGGGCGTCCGTGCGTTCGATCCCGGTGTGCTCCGGGCGATCATGGAGAGCCGCCCTGGTGCCGTGCTCTCATCGAACACGCTCGAAGGCGACATCGTGTCGCTGCTTGACCGCTACGAACATGCCGGCTACGCGCTTGCGGCGTGCTCGGTAGGCGATGTTGCACTGGTACCCGCCGCGGATGTCGATTCGGCGTTGGTCGTCCTGGAGATCGAGGAAGGTCCGCGGGTCGTCATCGACGAGGTGAGGGTGGAGGGGAACAAGGAAACGCAGACCGGCGTGATCCTGCGCGAGACCCGCATCGGCGCGGGCGAGGTGTATCAACCCGAACGCGTCGCGGCCATCCGCTCGCGACTCAACCGGCTGTCCATCTTTTCGCGGGTGGATGAACCCGAACTCTACATGGTCGGCACACGGGGAGGTCTGCTCCTGCGCGTCGAAGAAGGGAAGACCAACACCTTTGACGGGATCGCGGGGTATGCGCCCGGCCTCAACCCCGGCGATGCGGGATACTTCACAGGGATGGTCACGATCGGGATGAGGAACCTCTTTGGTACCGGTCGCAAGATGAACCTCCGGTGGCAGAAAGAGGACCGGTTCTCGCAGGACCTGTCGGTGGGGTACGTTGAGCCCTGGCTGTTCGGTTTCCCGGTCAATGCAGGGGCGGATTTCCAGCAGCGGCGGCAGGACAGCACGTATGTGCGGCAGGCGGGGACATTCACCATCGAGCTGATGGCGCCTGAAGAACTCTCGCTCAGCCTGTCCGGCACGACCGAAAGCGTCATTCCATCATCCGACACCGTGACGGCCCGGGTTCCGCGGAGTTCTTCGCTCGGCGGCGGCGCGGAGGTGTTGTACGACACACGGGACGATATCTACAGCCCTGAGGGTGGCGCACGCTACCGCGCGGATTATCACTATGCGCGCAAACGCATTGCCGCGACGGCGTTCACACCCGGTATCGATGCCAACGTGCAACGATTCGGCCTGGATCTCGAAGTGTATGTCTCGCCGTTCGCACGCCAGGTGATCGCCGTGGGTGTGCATGGGCGTCAGGCGCAGGGTGGTGGCGTGGATGAAAGTCAGATGTACAGGTTTGGGGGCGCACAGACGCTCCGGGGATACAGGGAGAATCAGTTTCTTGGCTCCCGGGTGGCGTGGACGAACACCGAGTACCGTTTCCTGCTCGGGCGGAGATCGTTCGTGTATGGCTTCATGGATACGGGATACTATTACCGGCCGGGCGACACGCGCACCGCGCTGCCTTCCACCGAGGCCTTTCACTATGGCTACGGACTCGGGTTGCGGTTCGACACGCCGCTCGGGAATATGGGTGTGAGTTTCGCCCTCGGCAAAGGTGATTCATTCGCCCAGGGGAAGATCCATGGGGGTGATCGGTGA